The following coding sequences lie in one Treponema socranskii subsp. buccale genomic window:
- a CDS encoding NAD-dependent epimerase/dehydratase family protein gives MITGATGAIGMALIEKLIQEKVNILILAHKNSNRNFYIEEYKSTTDSFSIDIQYCNQNEYKNFESNKKYDVFYNFAWEGGRDRDNVLLHYSNVQYVLDAVDLAKRLGCHTFIGAGSQAEFGNAGVPLNDSIAPFPQNAFGASKLYAGLMSRFYAQQQGLRHIWARILSVYGPYDGLETMIISTIHKLLKKETPVFTAGIQLWDFIYSSDAANALYLLGEKSRGGGGYCIGSGHVLPLRSYIEMIRDCIDPELKLVFGEIPYKKNDLMYLCADITDLEREFGFQPVISFKEGIKKTIAWVQSVIE, from the coding sequence GTGATTACAGGTGCAACTGGTGCTATCGGTATGGCTCTTATAGAAAAACTTATCCAAGAAAAAGTCAATATACTGATTCTTGCTCATAAAAATTCTAATCGTAATTTCTATATAGAGGAGTATAAGTCGACAACAGATTCTTTTTCGATTGATATACAATATTGTAACCAGAATGAATATAAAAACTTTGAATCAAACAAAAAGTATGATGTGTTTTATAATTTTGCGTGGGAAGGTGGTAGAGATAGAGATAATGTATTATTGCATTATAGTAATGTGCAATATGTTTTGGATGCTGTTGATTTAGCCAAGCGATTAGGTTGCCATACTTTTATCGGAGCTGGTTCTCAAGCTGAGTTTGGTAATGCCGGTGTACCGTTGAATGACTCTATAGCTCCATTCCCTCAAAATGCTTTTGGAGCCTCAAAGTTATATGCGGGTTTGATGAGCCGATTTTATGCACAACAACAAGGTTTAAGACATATTTGGGCAAGGATACTTAGTGTATATGGCCCTTATGACGGCTTAGAAACAATGATTATATCTACTATACATAAATTATTAAAAAAAGAAACGCCCGTCTTTACAGCGGGTATTCAATTATGGGATTTTATATATAGTTCAGATGCAGCCAATGCACTATATCTTTTAGGAGAAAAGTCGAGGGGAGGGGGGGGGTATTGTATCGGAAGCGGCCACGTATTGCCTTTAAGGTCATATATAGAAATGATACGAGATTGTATTGATCCGGAATTAAAGTTGGTATTTGGTGAAATACCCTATAAAAAAAATGATTTAATGTACCTTTGTGCGGATATTACAGATTTAGAACGAGAATTTGGGTTTCAACCGGTAATATCCTTTAAGGAAGGGATAAAAAAAACTATAGCCTGGGTACAATCTGTAATTGAATAA
- a CDS encoding phosphoribosyltransferase family protein, giving the protein MTEKKILILSYKNTDILSLKLYEILKKNFSILITQNITLDSVFYNPSLNDKEDVFIFLEYHNINLVCFTSELIDYLISLNKEAYLFQIIDYCDQKNKRILYVHINNEVSIQENTISLKFNFFVHQNIYSYILNKNRNNCCIVVSTVYGKNDLFPQKTVFENLLEVVKRRSIRIINNKIKLIPLLIDEIALKISVLLKNNELFGVILFKSDISLSLYDWIVEISEENDLKVEIIEVRENQVDNHVENNIYPFINNDRRVISFTDFSDVTKGMRIIKEQEGCCFKIIYKMSPTDYFNNRVIANFRIKLGQCLATYIDKSLINRIDYVVPVPETGIYYAIGLAESLKKPYMQALSKQNNAMRSFQIQSTDVRKRIVWNKIHPIRELLENKIVAIVDEAIFTGTTLKIVCELLHQCKVKEIHLVIPTPPCMRQCPYYVLPERAMLLEYVRLDMLCEYFNVASITFQRFEQFKTIVEQYSCSCYKCFEPYQEKGENGDE; this is encoded by the coding sequence ATGACAGAAAAAAAAATACTTATACTAAGTTATAAAAATACTGATATTCTCTCTCTAAAATTATATGAAATATTGAAAAAGAATTTTTCAATATTAATTACTCAGAATATTACACTTGATTCTGTATTTTATAATCCATCCTTAAATGATAAAGAGGATGTTTTTATTTTTTTAGAATATCATAATATAAATTTAGTATGTTTTACCTCTGAACTTATCGACTACTTAATTTCTCTGAATAAGGAAGCATATCTTTTTCAGATTATAGACTATTGTGATCAGAAAAATAAAAGAATCTTGTATGTGCACATTAATAATGAGGTGAGCATACAAGAAAATACAATATCGCTTAAGTTTAATTTTTTTGTACATCAAAATATATACTCATATATATTAAATAAAAATCGTAATAACTGTTGTATAGTTGTTTCTACAGTTTATGGAAAAAATGATTTGTTTCCTCAAAAAACGGTATTTGAAAATTTGTTGGAAGTTGTTAAAAGAAGAAGTATACGGATTATTAATAATAAAATTAAACTTATTCCATTGCTTATCGATGAAATTGCTTTAAAGATATCCGTATTACTTAAAAACAATGAACTTTTTGGTGTAATTTTATTTAAAAGTGATATATCTTTATCTTTGTATGACTGGATTGTAGAAATTTCAGAAGAAAATGATTTAAAAGTGGAAATAATCGAAGTTCGAGAAAATCAAGTAGATAACCATGTTGAAAATAATATCTATCCATTTATTAATAATGATCGTCGTGTTATTAGTTTTACCGATTTTTCGGATGTTACAAAAGGGATGCGGATTATCAAAGAGCAAGAGGGGTGTTGCTTTAAAATAATTTATAAAATGTCTCCGACTGATTATTTTAATAATAGAGTAATTGCAAATTTTAGAATAAAATTAGGACAATGCCTGGCAACTTATATTGATAAATCGTTAATAAACAGGATTGATTATGTAGTGCCTGTGCCGGAAACAGGAATCTATTATGCGATTGGCCTTGCAGAATCCCTTAAGAAACCGTATATGCAGGCATTATCAAAACAAAATAATGCGATGCGCTCTTTTCAAATTCAAAGTACTGATGTTCGTAAAAGAATTGTATGGAATAAGATTCATCCTATACGAGAATTGTTGGAAAATAAAATTGTTGCAATTGTTGATGAAGCAATCTTTACGGGAACAACTCTAAAAATTGTCTGTGAGTTATTGCATCAATGCAAGGTAAAAGAAATTCATTTAGTAATACCAACTCCTCCCTGTATGAGACAATGCCCGTATTATGTTTTACCTGAAAGGGCAATGCTGTTGGAGTATGTGAGACTGGATATGCTTTGTGAATATTTTAATGTTGCTTCAATAACTTTTCAGCGATTCGAGCAATTTAAAACAATTGTAGAGCAATATTCATGTTCGTGCTATAAATGTTTTGAACCGTATCAAGAGAAGGGAGAAAATGGAGATGAATAA
- a CDS encoding glycosyltransferase family 2 protein, giving the protein MREKPLLSICIPTYNRVQYLTKSLDSLVCLLEFNSSEVEVIISDNASTDNTQEMVKKYTTEYSNIHYYRNNENIKDKNFPTSITRANGRFRKLCNDTLIYSGGYLAYLLNNIKLYQKDKPFLFFPNYNLGKKQKDKYDCTNINDFLRVCSFYITWIGAFGFWENELLLVDDWFGGCETSLWQAKVLLEILSKKNKIVVLNEQKVSVQEVKKKDISYGLYNVFYKNYLKLISDKVESGVVDQSCYNFLRKDILLNFFSIWVVNHKLNKQKYRMSTCEENLEDLVAEEYKNESYFIFYFCKVRFLLYKQKLKELIRTRGYLTCRVGVVD; this is encoded by the coding sequence ATGAGAGAAAAGCCATTGTTGAGTATTTGTATACCTACTTATAATAGAGTTCAATACCTTACAAAAAGTTTAGATTCACTTGTATGTCTACTGGAGTTTAACTCATCTGAAGTTGAAGTTATTATTTCCGATAATGCATCGACAGATAATACTCAGGAAATGGTTAAAAAATATACGACCGAATATAGTAATATTCATTATTATCGGAATAATGAAAATATTAAAGATAAAAATTTTCCTACAAGTATAACACGTGCTAATGGAAGGTTTAGAAAGCTTTGTAATGATACGTTAATTTATTCTGGCGGTTACCTAGCCTATTTACTTAATAATATAAAGCTTTATCAAAAAGATAAGCCATTCCTTTTTTTTCCAAATTACAATTTAGGGAAAAAACAGAAAGATAAGTATGACTGTACTAATATTAATGATTTTTTAAGGGTGTGCTCGTTTTATATTACATGGATTGGTGCATTTGGTTTTTGGGAAAATGAGCTTTTACTTGTTGATGATTGGTTTGGGGGATGTGAGACCTCTTTATGGCAAGCAAAGGTATTATTGGAAATACTCAGCAAAAAAAATAAAATAGTTGTCTTAAACGAACAAAAGGTGTCAGTTCAAGAGGTGAAAAAAAAAGATATTTCTTATGGTTTATATAACGTTTTTTATAAAAATTACTTAAAATTGATTAGTGATAAAGTAGAATCCGGTGTTGTAGATCAATCATGTTACAATTTTCTACGGAAAGATATATTGTTAAATTTCTTTTCTATATGGGTTGTTAATCATAAGTTGAATAAGCAGAAATATCGAATGTCCACATGTGAAGAAAATCTTGAAGATTTAGTAGCTGAGGAATACAAAAACGAGAGCTATTTTATCTTTTACTTTTGCAAAGTAAGATTCTTACTTTATAAGCAAAAGCTAAAAGAATTGATTCGTACGAGGGGTTATCTCACATGCCGCGTCGGGGTTGTTGATTAA
- a CDS encoding transcription termination/antitermination NusG family protein, whose translation MIDVTDLEIIFDKNSICGHCHTFDRNITPYWKSVMEYYCIMIFTGEEEKFKERATEILKAKYPSVHFYFFQRKMYTEKRGWFLGTLFSVYLFFQIEELTADFFTELRAIKGFCRILRDNQNPTRITGSALEELKFLIHNGEVLGVSKIRFLPNQKIKALAGPFVGYEGNIVKVNKKQKRITVRSSLVNNSLSFDLKYEELE comes from the coding sequence GTGATAGATGTTACAGATTTAGAAATTATATTTGATAAAAATAGTATATGCGGTCATTGTCATACTTTTGATAGAAATATTACACCGTACTGGAAATCTGTTATGGAATATTACTGTATAATGATTTTTACAGGAGAAGAAGAAAAATTTAAGGAAAGAGCAACCGAAATATTAAAAGCGAAATATCCTTCTGTACATTTCTATTTTTTTCAAAGAAAAATGTATACCGAAAAAAGAGGTTGGTTTTTAGGAACCCTTTTTTCGGTATATCTGTTTTTCCAAATCGAAGAATTGACGGCAGATTTTTTTACCGAACTCCGTGCGATAAAAGGTTTTTGCAGAATTTTGCGGGATAATCAAAATCCGACCAGAATAACAGGATCCGCATTGGAAGAATTGAAATTTCTGATACATAACGGCGAAGTCTTAGGAGTTTCAAAGATACGGTTTCTTCCCAATCAAAAAATAAAAGCACTGGCAGGACCCTTCGTGGGATATGAAGGTAATATTGTCAAAGTCAATAAAAAGCAAAAACGAATTACAGTCCGTTCTTCACTCGTAAATAACAGCCTGTCATTTGATTTAAAATATGAAGAGTTGGAGTAG
- a CDS encoding HAD family hydrolase: MKFLIWDMDGTLIDSKKDILLSLRTAFDILRIDTSTQSKELIIGPPLREALLQAFPKNFLSNTDIEKILSVFRHIYDTCEYPNTHLYEQIDTIVKNTEFYTHYIVTNKSDVASNRIIKKLGLTDFIKQVITPYTFPNKLRSKSEIFKYLIETENLVKNHTYGIGDMYTDYLAGQSAGIQTIGVLWGNGTREELTAADCLCSTVSELKVLLETVCKK; the protein is encoded by the coding sequence ATGAAATTTTTAATATGGGATATGGATGGAACACTTATTGATTCAAAGAAGGATATACTTCTATCACTAAGAACTGCTTTTGACATATTAAGAATAGACACGAGCACACAAAGTAAGGAGTTAATAATAGGACCGCCTCTGCGAGAGGCTTTACTTCAAGCCTTCCCTAAAAACTTTCTAAGTAATACCGATATAGAAAAAATACTGTCTGTATTTAGACATATTTATGATACGTGTGAATATCCGAATACTCATCTGTATGAACAGATTGATACCATTGTAAAAAATACCGAATTCTATACGCATTATATTGTTACCAATAAATCCGATGTGGCAAGTAATCGGATTATAAAAAAATTAGGTTTAACAGATTTCATAAAACAAGTTATTACACCCTATACTTTTCCGAACAAGCTGAGGTCAAAATCAGAAATTTTTAAATATCTGATTGAAACAGAAAATTTAGTAAAAAATCATACCTATGGTATTGGTGATATGTATACTGATTATCTTGCAGGTCAATCTGCCGGAATACAAACAATCGGTGTACTGTGGGGTAACGGAACAAGAGAAGAATTGACTGCTGCCGATTGTCTGTGTTCTACGGTATCTGAATTGAAGGTGTTATTGGAAACGGTATGCAAAAAATAG
- a CDS encoding cytidylyltransferase domain-containing protein, protein MEMNNIAAIIPARDAFLHNTSLCKDTLPFADSNLLEYKIKQLKEVIGLDIIVTTASELIANIAAQQKVDVLYRPREIALENTPFAELVDFVCSHISHEHILWACVTSPLVGPTLYQKAIELYFRKLQDGFDSLVTVQKLQRYLFDNNGTLNFRIGELKAIENLPELYVFTNGISLAPRLKMKTWKYTSGYRAYKMVLDKREAIDICDLFDYECAKYFLNFQENNY, encoded by the coding sequence ATGGAGATGAATAATATAGCTGCAATAATACCGGCACGTGATGCTTTTTTGCACAATACATCATTATGTAAAGATACATTGCCTTTTGCGGATAGTAACTTACTTGAATATAAGATTAAACAATTAAAAGAAGTAATCGGTCTGGATATAATTGTAACAACGGCAAGTGAGTTGATTGCGAATATCGCTGCACAACAGAAAGTTGATGTATTATATAGACCGAGGGAAATTGCTTTAGAAAATACACCATTCGCCGAGCTTGTAGATTTTGTTTGTTCTCATATATCTCATGAACATATATTATGGGCATGTGTTACCTCACCATTAGTCGGGCCTACACTATATCAAAAGGCTATAGAGTTATATTTTCGTAAATTACAAGATGGGTTTGATTCTCTGGTAACCGTACAAAAATTGCAAAGATATTTATTTGACAATAACGGCACACTTAATTTCCGTATAGGAGAATTAAAAGCTATCGAAAATCTACCTGAGCTATATGTTTTTACTAACGGTATTTCTCTTGCACCAAGATTAAAAATGAAAACATGGAAATATACAAGCGGTTATCGGGCATATAAAATGGTACTTGATAAGCGGGAAGCAATTGATATTTGTGATCTTTTTGATTACGAGTGTGCAAAATACTTTTTAAATTTTCAAGAAAATAATTATTAA
- a CDS encoding thiamine pyrophosphate-binding protein encodes MNVKVSDYVADFFAKRNITQVFTVTGGGAMHLNDSFARNPAINCIYNHHEQASAMAAEAFTRLTGNVSVLCVTTGPGGTNALTGVMGAWLDSIPVFVISGQEKCSSIVSSTILPLRQLGFQEFNIINCVKTMTKYAVVVKDAELIAYYLEKALYIATHGRCGPVWLDIPLDIQGAVIDTSQLKYYNEVEDINILPPKITAEKINHIMHAIENAKRPVILAGNGIRLGNALTEFYEVIENMHIPVVTAWNAHDLIADDHPLCAGRPGTIGTRGGNFVIQNSDLLLSLGCRMHVRLIGFQEGNFAKNAYKIAVDIDKAELYKPTLQIDYPVHADVKNVLEELLMRKKCFSPKTDWIQWCKTVNKKYPVVLEAYRKTVGYVNPYFFMERLSSFLKDSDVTVASNGTACVCALQVIELKKGQRMFTNAGASSMGYGLPAAIGAALATKKAGHIICLEGDGSIQMNIQELQTISHHKFDIKVFWLNNGGYHSIRQTQKIHFHGETAGYYGIDAKSGLSFPDVEKIAYAYGLRYYLLDSQTNIDKILASVFSTTEPVLCEVVLDTKQEFAPKLTSRILPDGKIISPSLEDMSPFLSEEELKSNMLN; translated from the coding sequence ATGAATGTAAAAGTTTCGGATTATGTTGCTGATTTTTTTGCAAAAAGAAATATAACACAAGTGTTTACCGTTACAGGCGGCGGTGCAATGCATCTTAATGATTCATTTGCACGCAATCCTGCTATTAATTGTATATATAATCATCATGAACAAGCATCTGCAATGGCTGCGGAAGCATTTACACGATTGACCGGAAATGTTTCCGTTTTGTGTGTTACTACAGGCCCGGGCGGAACAAATGCGTTGACTGGAGTAATGGGGGCGTGGCTTGATTCTATTCCTGTTTTTGTAATTTCGGGACAGGAAAAGTGTAGTTCTATTGTGAGTTCTACAATCTTACCTCTTCGTCAGTTGGGGTTTCAGGAATTTAATATTATAAATTGTGTAAAAACAATGACTAAATATGCTGTTGTAGTTAAAGATGCAGAGCTTATTGCTTACTATCTTGAAAAGGCTCTTTATATTGCTACCCATGGCAGATGTGGTCCTGTTTGGTTGGATATTCCACTTGATATACAAGGTGCCGTGATCGATACTTCACAGTTAAAATATTATAATGAAGTTGAAGATATAAACATTTTACCACCTAAAATTACTGCAGAAAAAATAAATCATATTATGCATGCAATAGAAAATGCAAAAAGACCGGTTATTCTTGCAGGAAACGGAATACGTCTCGGTAATGCGCTAACCGAATTTTATGAAGTTATTGAAAATATGCACATACCGGTAGTTACTGCATGGAATGCCCATGATTTAATCGCCGATGATCATCCCTTGTGTGCCGGTCGTCCCGGTACAATCGGTACGCGAGGGGGTAATTTTGTAATTCAAAATAGTGATTTATTATTATCGCTTGGTTGTAGAATGCACGTAAGATTAATAGGATTTCAAGAAGGCAATTTTGCAAAGAATGCTTATAAAATTGCCGTTGATATAGATAAGGCTGAGTTATATAAACCAACATTGCAAATAGATTATCCGGTACATGCTGACGTAAAAAATGTATTGGAAGAGCTACTTATGCGAAAGAAATGCTTTTCTCCCAAAACAGACTGGATCCAATGGTGTAAAACAGTAAATAAAAAATATCCTGTTGTTTTGGAAGCATATAGAAAAACTGTCGGATATGTTAATCCCTATTTTTTTATGGAACGGTTATCTTCCTTTTTAAAAGATTCAGATGTTACTGTAGCAAGTAACGGAACTGCCTGTGTCTGCGCTTTGCAGGTAATTGAATTGAAAAAAGGACAGAGAATGTTTACAAATGCAGGAGCTTCCAGTATGGGATATGGATTACCTGCAGCAATTGGTGCTGCACTTGCAACCAAAAAAGCAGGGCATATTATTTGTTTGGAAGGTGATGGAAGTATCCAAATGAATATACAAGAACTTCAAACGATTAGTCATCATAAGTTTGATATAAAAGTATTTTGGTTAAACAATGGAGGCTATCATTCCATACGACAAACCCAGAAAATACATTTTCATGGGGAAACGGCAGGATATTACGGTATTGATGCAAAAAGTGGATTAAGTTTTCCTGATGTAGAAAAAATTGCGTATGCATATGGGTTAAGATATTATTTGCTTGATAGTCAAACAAATATTGATAAGATATTAGCGTCTGTTTTTAGTACAACAGAGCCTGTTTTATGTGAAGTCGTGTTAGATACTAAGCAAGAGTTCGCTCCGAAGTTGACATCAAGAATATTACCTGATGGCAAGATTATATCTCCATCTTTAGAAGATATGAGTCCGTTTTTATCTGAAGAAGAATTAAAGAGTAATATGCTCAATTAG
- the rfbH gene encoding lipopolysaccharide biosynthesis protein RfbH gives MFENNTKEQAAEQILSAVKEYYKKFMVKPEYKDGDRISYASRVFDEQEMMNLVDSSLEFWLTSGRYTDRFEAQLAKYLGVPFCSLVNSGSSANLCAFMALTSPLLKERQLKRGDEVITVACGFPTTVTPIIQYGAVPVFVDVTIPQYNIDVTKLEGALSDKTKAVMIAHTLGNPFDLKTVKEFCTEHNLWLIEDNCDALGSEYTIDGKTYKTGTVGDIGTSSFYPPHHMTMGEGGAVYTRDPLLHRIIRSLRDWGRDCICPSGVDNKCGHRFDKQYGELPLGYDHKYTYSHFGYNLKATDMQAAIGCAQLKKIPSFIEKRRWNWQYLYDGLKDLEDNLILPQPVEHSKPSWFGFMITCKEKADRDKLVQNLENSRIQTRALFAGNLIKHPCFDQIRGSELYRVVGDLKNTDTIMNNSFWIGVYPGMTKEMLDKMIRVICKNT, from the coding sequence ATGTTTGAAAACAACACAAAAGAACAAGCGGCGGAGCAGATTCTTTCAGCCGTAAAAGAATATTACAAGAAATTCATGGTAAAACCTGAATACAAGGACGGCGACCGTATCAGCTATGCAAGCCGCGTGTTCGACGAACAGGAAATGATGAATCTTGTGGACAGTTCCCTTGAATTCTGGCTTACGAGCGGACGTTACACAGACCGATTTGAAGCGCAGCTTGCAAAGTATCTCGGCGTGCCGTTTTGCTCCCTCGTCAATTCAGGGTCAAGCGCCAATCTCTGCGCATTTATGGCACTTACATCGCCGCTTTTAAAAGAACGTCAGCTGAAACGAGGGGACGAAGTGATTACTGTTGCGTGCGGATTTCCTACGACCGTAACGCCGATCATTCAATACGGTGCGGTCCCCGTTTTCGTCGACGTAACAATTCCTCAATACAATATCGACGTAACAAAACTCGAAGGGGCGTTGTCCGATAAAACAAAAGCCGTGATGATTGCGCACACACTCGGAAATCCGTTTGACTTAAAAACCGTAAAAGAATTCTGTACCGAACACAACCTTTGGCTCATAGAAGATAACTGCGATGCACTCGGCTCGGAATACACGATTGACGGTAAGACGTATAAGACCGGAACCGTCGGCGATATCGGTACGTCGAGTTTTTATCCGCCGCACCACATGACGATGGGCGAGGGTGGAGCCGTATATACCCGCGATCCGTTACTGCATAGGATTATTCGATCCCTGCGCGATTGGGGGCGCGACTGTATTTGTCCGAGCGGGGTGGATAATAAGTGCGGACATCGTTTTGACAAGCAATACGGAGAACTTCCGCTCGGATATGATCATAAATATACATACAGTCACTTCGGCTATAATTTGAAAGCGACGGATATGCAGGCGGCGATCGGCTGCGCGCAGCTTAAAAAAATTCCCTCTTTTATAGAAAAGCGCCGTTGGAATTGGCAGTATTTATACGACGGTCTTAAAGACCTTGAGGATAATCTGATTCTGCCCCAGCCCGTAGAACATTCCAAACCGAGCTGGTTCGGGTTTATGATAACCTGTAAAGAAAAAGCTGATAGAGATAAACTGGTACAAAATCTTGAAAATAGCCGCATCCAAACGCGGGCTTTGTTTGCAGGAAATTTGATTAAGCATCCGTGCTTTGATCAGATTAGGGGGTCGGAACTGTACCGTGTTGTCGGCGATCTTAAAAATACCGACACTATAATGAATAATAGCTTTTGGATCGGCGTATATCCCGGTATGACAAAAGAAATGCTCGATAAGATGATACGGGTGATTTGTAAAAATACCTGA
- the rfbF gene encoding glucose-1-phosphate cytidylyltransferase: MKVVILAGGYGTRISEESHLKPKPMIEIGEIPIIVHIMKVYAAQGFKEFIICAGYKQHIIKEYFSNYFLYNSDVTFDMKDNACIFHNKPKDEWKVTVVDTGLQTMTGGRVKRIKEYIGNEPFMLTYGDAVGDIDMAALLASHKKSGKLATMTCYNLGQNKGIVEVANGSVKSFREKDDEDGDLINVGFMVCESGVMNYIEGDATVFEQAPLKSLVADNQLNAYIHRGFWQCMDTLREKEKLDRLWVSGAAPWKIWKD, translated from the coding sequence ATGAAAGTCGTTATTTTAGCCGGAGGTTACGGAACTCGAATCAGTGAAGAGTCTCATCTAAAGCCCAAGCCGATGATTGAAATCGGAGAGATTCCGATTATCGTGCATATCATGAAAGTCTACGCTGCTCAAGGTTTTAAAGAATTCATTATCTGTGCCGGATACAAACAGCATATCATCAAAGAATATTTTTCAAATTATTTTCTCTATAACAGCGATGTTACGTTTGATATGAAGGATAATGCATGCATATTCCATAACAAACCGAAAGATGAATGGAAAGTCACTGTTGTCGACACCGGTTTACAGACGATGACCGGCGGACGAGTTAAACGCATAAAAGAATATATCGGAAATGAACCGTTTATGCTCACTTACGGTGATGCAGTAGGCGATATCGATATGGCGGCATTGCTCGCATCGCATAAAAAATCCGGCAAGCTTGCAACGATGACGTGTTACAATCTAGGTCAGAACAAGGGAATCGTTGAAGTTGCGAACGGATCCGTAAAATCATTCCGAGAAAAAGACGATGAGGATGGGGATCTTATCAATGTCGGCTTTATGGTATGCGAGTCCGGAGTGATGAATTATATCGAAGGTGATGCGACCGTTTTTGAGCAGGCGCCGTTAAAATCGCTGGTTGCGGATAATCAGTTGAATGCGTATATTCATCGCGGTTTTTGGCAATGCATGGATACTCTGCGGGAAAAAGAAAAGCTCGATCGGCTTTGGGTAAGCGGCGCCGCACCGTGGAAAATTTGGAAAGACTGA
- the rfbG gene encoding CDP-glucose 4,6-dehydratase yields the protein MNLSFYDGKKIFITGHTGFKGTWLCRILLSAGARVAGYSLEPPTVPSLFVSTGTAKDTDSIIADIRDGAKLRDAVNTFRPDIVFHLAAQPIVRTSYKEPVITYETNVMGTVNVLEAVRSCDNVHSFVNVTTDKVYLNREWAWGYRENEELCGFDPYSNSKSCSELVTYSYKNSFFTERNSAAVSTARSGNVIGGGDYAPDRIIPDCIRAVESGKEIILRNSNSIRPYQHVLECLRGYLMLAEMQYENKEKYGGSYNFGPDDESCITTGKLADLFCGAWGSGASWKVIEEVDAPHEANFLKLDCSKSKTVLGWYPKWNIRTAVEKIVEWEKSVSSGNSAKEMTDRQIKEYFEEYHV from the coding sequence ATGAATTTATCGTTTTACGATGGAAAGAAGATATTTATAACGGGACATACGGGCTTTAAAGGAACGTGGCTCTGCCGTATTTTACTCAGCGCGGGTGCTCGTGTTGCAGGGTATTCTCTTGAACCGCCTACAGTACCGAGTCTCTTCGTATCGACAGGGACAGCGAAAGATACCGACAGTATAATCGCCGACATCCGCGACGGAGCGAAGCTCCGCGATGCGGTAAATACCTTTCGTCCGGATATTGTCTTTCACTTGGCCGCCCAACCGATTGTTCGTACGAGCTATAAAGAGCCGGTCATTACATATGAAACAAATGTGATGGGGACGGTAAATGTTCTTGAAGCCGTGCGCAGCTGTGACAACGTGCACTCATTTGTAAATGTCACAACCGACAAAGTGTATCTCAATAGAGAATGGGCGTGGGGTTATCGTGAAAATGAAGAGCTGTGCGGCTTTGACCCCTATTCCAATTCCAAGTCGTGTTCCGAGTTGGTTACTTACAGTTATAAAAATTCGTTTTTTACGGAGCGGAACAGTGCGGCCGTAAGCACAGCCCGAAGCGGTAACGTCATAGGCGGCGGAGACTATGCGCCGGATAGGATTATTCCGGATTGTATCCGCGCTGTGGAAAGCGGTAAAGAGATAATACTTCGCAATTCAAACAGTATACGCCCCTATCAGCATGTTCTTGAATGTTTGCGCGGATATCTTATGCTTGCCGAAATGCAATACGAAAACAAAGAAAAATACGGCGGAAGCTATAACTTCGGGCCCGATGATGAAAGCTGCATTACGACGGGTAAGCTTGCGGATTTGTTTTGCGGCGCGTGGGGAAGCGGCGCATCTTGGAAAGTTATAGAAGAAGTTGATGCTCCTCATGAAGCTAATTTTTTGAAACTCGATTGCTCAAAATCAAAAACCGTCCTCGGTTGGTATCCGAAGTGGAACATACGAACGGCAGTGGAAAAAATTGTCGAATGGGAAAAAAGCGTTTCAAGCGGCAATTCTGCAAAGGAAATGACCGATAGACAGATAAAGGAATATTTCGAGGAATACCATGTTTGA